In Deinococcus maricopensis DSM 21211, one genomic interval encodes:
- a CDS encoding putative baseplate assembly protein: MPLPTVNLDDRRFDDILDEARRLIPQFCPEWTDHNTSDPGIALIEVFAWMTDLLLYRVNQVPDKLFVSFLEMIGVQLDPPRAATVPVTFYLSAPQDMPLVIDAGTEVATVRTEVSEAIVFGTEQDATVRPPRLHGAFTANTVAPDSAVIRHDLSHLGLPGQKFPVFSPAPAAGDALFLSFRDDHSQHVLALVMDCEVAGGAGVNPNQPPYVWEAWQGGVGRWVPCEVEYDGTAAFNVSGELILRLPNLREGEFFGVNGYWLRCRLTSEQNHAGYKVSPDIEAITVEARGVTTVARHATVVTNELLGQSNGTPGQNFKLMYGPVLDLDPDRDVLEVHTQDGQVTTYAPVRDFSESGPDDRHFRLDYPDGTITFGPTILQPDGSVYRFGAIPPQGASMKMRRYTYSGGVIGNVPARTLTVLKSSIPYVARVTNHLPAVGGRNAQPLEDAIHQVPRILRTRTRAVTADDYEYLAAQVEGVARAKCITPNAVAGAAQNYPGQIRAVNVQPGQVTLVVLPQGTTREGRVPPEQLTLSAELRSTVQDYLDARRPVGITLDLRAPQYVWVSVTATVRGHAGASRAEREDVRRAVERALYAYLNPFTGGPDGRGWAFGRTLTVPELYGVLRAVPGVEVAEDVQVVLTEPGRPQQRDTVNGSLPLPPQAVIVSDVHHVRVDD; encoded by the coding sequence GTGCCGCTGCCCACTGTCAATCTCGATGACCGCCGCTTCGACGACATTCTCGACGAAGCGCGCCGCCTGATCCCGCAGTTCTGCCCCGAATGGACGGACCACAACACCTCCGACCCCGGCATCGCCCTGATCGAAGTGTTCGCGTGGATGACGGACCTGCTGCTCTACCGCGTGAACCAGGTGCCGGACAAGCTGTTCGTGTCGTTCCTGGAAATGATCGGCGTGCAGCTTGACCCGCCGCGCGCCGCGACGGTCCCCGTGACGTTCTACCTGAGCGCCCCGCAGGACATGCCGCTCGTCATCGACGCGGGCACCGAGGTGGCGACCGTGCGCACCGAGGTGAGCGAGGCGATCGTCTTCGGCACCGAGCAGGACGCGACCGTGCGCCCGCCGCGCCTGCACGGGGCGTTCACCGCGAACACCGTCGCGCCGGACAGCGCCGTGATCCGCCATGACCTCTCGCACCTGGGCCTGCCCGGCCAGAAGTTCCCGGTGTTCAGCCCCGCGCCCGCCGCCGGCGACGCGCTGTTCCTGTCGTTCCGCGATGACCACTCGCAGCACGTCCTCGCGCTCGTGATGGACTGCGAGGTCGCGGGCGGCGCGGGCGTGAACCCGAACCAGCCGCCGTACGTCTGGGAAGCGTGGCAGGGCGGCGTGGGCCGCTGGGTGCCGTGCGAGGTGGAGTACGACGGCACGGCCGCGTTCAACGTGTCCGGCGAGCTGATCCTGCGCCTTCCGAACCTGCGCGAAGGCGAGTTCTTCGGCGTGAACGGGTACTGGCTGCGCTGCCGCCTCACCAGCGAGCAGAACCACGCCGGGTACAAGGTCAGCCCGGACATCGAAGCGATCACCGTGGAGGCGCGCGGCGTGACGACTGTCGCGCGGCACGCCACGGTTGTCACGAACGAACTGCTCGGGCAGTCGAACGGCACGCCCGGCCAGAACTTCAAGTTGATGTACGGCCCTGTGCTGGACCTCGACCCGGACCGTGACGTCCTCGAAGTGCACACCCAGGACGGGCAGGTCACGACGTACGCCCCCGTGCGGGACTTCAGCGAGAGCGGCCCCGACGACCGGCACTTCCGCCTTGACTACCCCGACGGCACCATCACCTTCGGGCCCACGATCCTGCAGCCCGACGGTAGCGTGTACCGCTTCGGCGCGATCCCGCCGCAGGGCGCCAGCATGAAGATGCGCCGCTACACCTACAGCGGCGGCGTCATCGGCAACGTCCCCGCGCGCACCCTGACGGTCCTGAAAAGCAGCATCCCGTACGTCGCGCGCGTCACGAACCACCTGCCGGCCGTGGGGGGCCGCAACGCGCAACCCCTCGAGGACGCCATCCATCAGGTGCCCCGCATCCTGCGCACCCGCACCCGCGCCGTCACCGCCGACGATTACGAGTACCTCGCGGCGCAGGTGGAAGGCGTGGCGCGCGCGAAGTGCATCACCCCGAACGCCGTGGCGGGCGCCGCGCAGAACTACCCCGGTCAGATCCGCGCCGTGAACGTCCAGCCGGGCCAGGTGACGCTCGTGGTCCTGCCGCAGGGCACGACGCGCGAGGGCCGCGTCCCGCCCGAGCAGCTCACGCTGTCCGCAGAACTGCGCAGCACCGTGCAGGACTACCTGGACGCGCGCCGCCCCGTGGGCATCACGCTGGACCTGCGCGCGCCGCAGTACGTGTGGGTGAGCGTGACCGCCACCGTGCGCGGGCACGCGGGCGCCAGCCGCGCCGAGCGCGAGGACGTGCGCCGCGCCGTGGAGCGCGCGCTGTACGCGTACCTGAACCCCTTCACGGGCGGCCCCGACGGGCGCGGCTGGGCGTTCGGGCGCACGCTGACCGTCCCAGAGCTGTACGGCGTGCTGCGCGCCGTGCCCGGCGTGGAGGTCGCCGAGGACGTGCAGGTCGTCCTGACCGAACCGGGCCGCCCGCAGCAGCGTGACACCGTGAACGGCAGCCTGCCGCTGCCGCCGCAGGCTGTGATCGTCTCGGACGTGCACCACGTGCGGGTGGACGACTGA
- a CDS encoding phage tail protein: MAINRYTAAGIQHEAERLTNEARHLADQVSRLTRGPTRVPTIPTSNSGNSERSDRFQTNVNSRFYVEINGMNRAVFSEISGLQIETETLDIIEGGVNDRIMRLPVRSRVGNITLKRGITVGAELLNWHLRIVQGVLDLRNVTVTAYNTRGDKLMVFNFQKAYPVKWSGPQFAANGETVAVETLELAHEGTLNLSSS; this comes from the coding sequence ATGGCCATCAACCGCTACACCGCCGCGGGCATCCAACACGAAGCCGAGCGCCTCACCAACGAAGCCCGCCACCTCGCGGATCAGGTCAGCCGCCTCACCCGCGGCCCCACACGCGTCCCCACCATCCCCACCAGCAACAGCGGTAACAGCGAACGCAGCGACCGCTTCCAGACGAACGTCAACAGCCGCTTCTACGTCGAAATCAACGGCATGAACCGCGCGGTGTTCTCGGAAATCAGCGGCCTGCAGATCGAAACGGAAACGCTCGACATCATCGAAGGCGGCGTGAACGACCGCATCATGCGCCTGCCTGTCCGCTCCCGCGTGGGCAACATCACCCTCAAGCGCGGCATCACCGTTGGCGCGGAACTCCTCAACTGGCACCTGCGCATCGTGCAGGGCGTCCTGGACCTCCGCAACGTCACCGTCACCGCCTACAACACCCGCGGCGACAAACTCATGGTCTTCAACTTTCAGAAGGCGTACCCCGTGAAGTGGAGTGGCCCGCAATTCGCCGCGAACGGCGAAACGGTCGCTGTCGAGACACTCGAACTCGCCCACGAAGGCACCCTGAACCTGAGCAGCAGCTGA
- a CDS encoding GPW/gp25 family protein yields the protein MKDVLGAGWAFPVAVNPRGRIAMVQGEQAVAQSILMLLMTPKGQRVMRPEYGCRIHELVFAPNDATTLGLASYYVDEALRMWEPRINVGRVNARTDPADASRILIDVNYTMRQDASPRSLVFPFYRLPEEN from the coding sequence ATGAAAGACGTTCTGGGCGCAGGCTGGGCTTTCCCAGTGGCGGTGAATCCGCGTGGGCGCATCGCCATGGTGCAGGGGGAGCAGGCCGTGGCGCAAAGCATTCTGATGCTGCTGATGACCCCCAAGGGACAACGCGTCATGCGGCCCGAGTACGGCTGCCGCATTCACGAACTGGTGTTCGCGCCGAACGACGCGACCACGCTCGGCCTCGCCTCGTACTACGTGGACGAGGCCCTGCGCATGTGGGAACCCCGCATCAACGTGGGCCGCGTCAACGCCCGCACCGACCCTGCCGACGCCTCCCGCATCCTGATCGACGTGAACTACACCATGCGGCAGGACGCGAGCCCCCGCTCGCTGGTCTTCCCCTTCTACCGCCTGCCCGAGGAGAACTGA
- a CDS encoding phage tail protein: MTATPRKDPLVAAYFSVEFQGKVVGAFRECTGLGSESQVVEYKATDAQGRPVMIREPGTMKYNDIVLKRGITNDMDMWTWRRDVEEGKIDDARKSGTITLHNQKGEPVARWEFTRAWPSKLNGPTYDAKSNEVAVEELTITHEGYKRVQ, from the coding sequence ATGACTGCTACACCCCGTAAAGATCCGCTCGTTGCTGCATATTTCAGCGTCGAATTCCAGGGCAAAGTCGTCGGCGCGTTCCGCGAGTGCACCGGCCTGGGCAGCGAAAGCCAGGTCGTCGAGTACAAAGCCACCGACGCGCAGGGCCGCCCCGTCATGATCCGCGAGCCCGGCACGATGAAGTACAACGACATCGTCCTGAAACGCGGCATCACCAACGACATGGACATGTGGACGTGGCGCCGTGACGTCGAAGAAGGCAAGATCGACGACGCCCGCAAGAGCGGCACCATCACCCTGCACAACCAGAAGGGTGAGCCCGTCGCCCGCTGGGAATTCACCCGTGCGTGGCCCAGCAAGCTCAACGGCCCCACGTACGACGCCAAGAGCAACGAAGTCGCCGTGGAAGAGCTCACCATCACCCACGAAGGCTACAAGCGCGTTCAGTAA
- a CDS encoding DUF4255 domain-containing protein: protein MISDVQDALKALLYREANLPADALDIRFATPTSAWVSGLTRPTVNFFLHDIRENTALRRMEHQMVLERNAAVETLAPRRMDLRYVVMVFFKSQVDEFGRNEWNVLWRVLAALMRHDTWPEGDVPANLRALDTDVLGQVAQPDANRPSEVFSGLGLTMRPHLTYTLTVPLDLAVTRHAPLVLERDMRLFQSGDDTPAVDLVRSTWQLSDVDGRPLADAMVRANTGARGFTDSRGLVHLNTPRDAVTHLQVMAADGRTLHLPVLPGGPPLLALPQDGS from the coding sequence TTGATCAGTGACGTTCAGGACGCGCTCAAAGCTCTGTTGTACCGCGAGGCGAACCTCCCCGCCGACGCGCTCGACATTCGCTTTGCGACCCCCACATCCGCGTGGGTGTCGGGGCTGACGCGCCCGACGGTGAACTTCTTCCTGCATGACATCCGCGAGAACACCGCCCTGCGCCGCATGGAGCACCAGATGGTGCTGGAACGCAACGCGGCGGTGGAAACGCTCGCGCCGCGCCGCATGGACTTGCGGTACGTCGTGATGGTGTTCTTCAAGTCGCAGGTGGACGAGTTCGGGCGCAACGAGTGGAACGTGCTGTGGCGCGTGCTCGCCGCGCTGATGCGGCACGACACCTGGCCGGAAGGCGACGTGCCCGCGAACTTGCGGGCGCTGGACACTGACGTGCTCGGGCAGGTGGCGCAGCCGGACGCCAACCGGCCCAGTGAGGTGTTCTCCGGGCTGGGGCTGACGATGCGGCCGCACCTGACGTACACCCTGACGGTGCCGCTTGACCTGGCGGTCACGCGGCACGCGCCGTTGGTGCTGGAGCGCGACATGCGCCTGTTCCAGAGTGGCGACGACACGCCCGCGGTGGACCTCGTGCGCAGCACGTGGCAGCTCAGCGACGTGGACGGTCGCCCGCTCGCGGACGCGATGGTCCGCGCGAACACCGGCGCGCGCGGGTTCACGGACAGTCGGGGGTTGGTGCACCTGAACACACCGCGCGACGCTGTCACGCACCTGCAGGTCATGGCCGCCGACGGTCGCACGCTGCACCTGCCGGTGCTGCCCGGCGGTCCGCCGCTGCTGGCGCTGCCGCAGGACGGCAGCTGA
- a CDS encoding phage tail protein, translating to MPRLHVRQRGETLRVLPLDMRQLSIGRTPDNGLPLRDASVAVRHAEINWAPDRSLTLTDLGGGDTFVNGRRLAPNQPHRLLDGDEIQVGPFTVTFVASDTDAPAATPAPATPDDLLEGLAATPAPPPRPTFPAPPPPAQNAMYLNFLPGLFQESPFLNRYLKIFEAIWEPLQHRQDHLELYLDARTTPPRFLPWLADWLGLPLNTRWPEARQRAWVREAMALYRWRGTRYGLTRALEVAFGLTPALIEDPNRPHTLRVLVLDPGEDDEHVTREGVRELVYRHAPAHVLCSVEFIDPARVQRAPTPDAPTPPAPGTLNASPPTVRAEGASATPDSTPDEGAPTPGTPQGPTA from the coding sequence ATGCCACGCCTGCACGTCCGCCAGCGTGGCGAGACGCTCCGGGTGCTGCCGCTCGACATGCGGCAGCTCTCCATCGGGCGCACGCCCGACAACGGCCTGCCGCTGCGTGACGCGTCCGTCGCGGTCCGCCATGCGGAGATCAACTGGGCGCCGGACCGCAGCCTCACCCTGACCGACCTGGGTGGGGGCGACACCTTCGTGAACGGCCGGCGCCTCGCGCCGAACCAGCCGCACCGTCTCCTCGACGGTGACGAAATCCAGGTGGGACCGTTCACGGTCACGTTCGTCGCGTCCGACACCGACGCGCCCGCCGCGACGCCCGCGCCGGCCACGCCCGATGACCTCCTCGAAGGGCTCGCCGCGACGCCCGCGCCGCCACCGCGCCCCACCTTCCCGGCCCCACCCCCGCCCGCGCAGAACGCGATGTACCTGAACTTCCTGCCGGGCCTGTTTCAGGAAAGCCCGTTCCTGAACCGCTACCTGAAAATCTTCGAGGCGATCTGGGAGCCGCTGCAGCACCGCCAGGACCACCTGGAACTGTACCTGGACGCCCGCACCACGCCGCCACGGTTCCTGCCGTGGCTCGCGGACTGGTTGGGCCTCCCCCTGAACACCCGCTGGCCCGAAGCGCGGCAGCGCGCGTGGGTACGTGAGGCGATGGCGCTGTACCGCTGGCGCGGCACCCGCTACGGCCTGACGCGCGCCCTCGAAGTCGCGTTCGGCCTGACGCCCGCGCTGATTGAGGACCCGAACCGCCCGCACACCCTCCGTGTCCTGGTCCTCGACCCCGGCGAGGACGACGAGCACGTCACGCGCGAAGGCGTGCGTGAACTCGTGTACCGCCACGCGCCCGCGCACGTGCTGTGCAGCGTCGAGTTCATCGACCCGGCCCGCGTGCAGCGCGCACCGACGCCCGACGCGCCGACGCCGCCCGCGCCGGGTACGCTGAACGCCAGTCCCCCCACCGTGCGCGCCGAAGGTGCGTCCGCCACCCCCGACTCCACCCCTGACGAAGGCGCACCCACGCCCGGCACGCCGCAAGGACCCACTGCATGA
- a CDS encoding phage tail sheath family protein, with translation MPEYLSPGVYIEETQSGPRPIEGISTTTAAFVGFAPSGPANTPVFVSNWQQFKEAFGSLDGNGEKNPYMDGAYLAHSVYAYFNNGGTRCYVVRLAPPTDASTGKVVDAVKPLQLPTRASKAVPSLSIAARDGRTSDIQIEVLPPSADALKPQEPGKDGKPGNPNQKDGKDAPRDPEEGNDGLFTLKVTRDGQTETFENVSIGKKHSRNVTEVINRESVMIQIEDASNVGPLVERAPEAGTYVLRADSNPIVHAKSLKGRDFVGSVDARSGIEGLEIADDVSMIAVPDLMSAYQAGLIDRDGVKAVQRALIDHCERNQNRIAILDTLPDLTAQQAQHWRNVETNFDSSYAAMYYPWMKVDGPNGQPVMVPPSGFVAGIYARNDVERGVHKAPANEIVRGALGPAMQITKGEQDILNPIGVNCIREFPGLGLRVWGARTLSSDARWRYVSVRRLFNFIEKSIENGTQWAVFEPNDENLWSKIRRDINAFLTTVWRDGALFGTNAREAFYVKCDAELNPPEIRDRGILQIEIGLAPVKPAEFIAFRFSQYAGGGQ, from the coding sequence ATGCCCGAGTACCTGTCACCAGGCGTTTACATCGAAGAAACGCAATCCGGCCCGCGCCCCATCGAGGGGATCAGCACCACGACCGCCGCCTTCGTCGGCTTCGCGCCCAGCGGGCCCGCGAACACCCCCGTGTTCGTCTCGAACTGGCAGCAGTTCAAGGAAGCCTTCGGCAGCCTCGACGGCAACGGCGAGAAGAACCCCTACATGGACGGCGCGTACCTCGCGCACTCCGTGTACGCGTACTTCAACAACGGCGGCACCCGCTGCTACGTCGTGCGCCTCGCGCCGCCCACGGACGCCAGCACCGGCAAGGTCGTGGACGCCGTCAAGCCCCTGCAACTCCCCACGCGCGCCAGCAAGGCCGTGCCGTCCCTGAGCATCGCTGCGCGCGACGGCCGCACCAGCGACATCCAGATCGAAGTGCTGCCCCCATCTGCCGACGCCCTCAAGCCGCAGGAGCCCGGCAAGGACGGCAAGCCCGGCAACCCCAACCAGAAAGACGGCAAGGACGCCCCGCGCGACCCCGAAGAAGGCAACGACGGCCTGTTCACGCTCAAAGTCACGCGTGACGGCCAGACCGAAACCTTCGAGAACGTCAGCATCGGCAAGAAGCACTCGCGCAACGTCACCGAAGTCATCAACCGCGAAAGCGTGATGATCCAGATCGAGGACGCCAGCAACGTCGGCCCGCTCGTCGAGCGCGCCCCTGAAGCCGGCACCTACGTCCTGCGCGCCGACAGCAACCCCATCGTGCACGCGAAGAGCCTCAAGGGCCGCGACTTCGTCGGTTCCGTGGACGCCCGCAGCGGCATCGAAGGCCTGGAAATCGCCGACGACGTCAGCATGATCGCCGTGCCCGACCTGATGAGCGCCTACCAGGCCGGCCTGATCGACCGCGACGGCGTCAAGGCCGTGCAGCGCGCCCTCATCGACCACTGCGAGCGCAACCAGAACCGCATCGCCATCCTCGACACCCTGCCGGACCTCACCGCCCAGCAGGCGCAGCACTGGCGCAACGTCGAAACCAACTTCGACAGCAGCTACGCCGCCATGTACTACCCCTGGATGAAGGTCGACGGCCCCAACGGCCAGCCGGTCATGGTCCCGCCCAGCGGCTTCGTCGCCGGGATCTACGCCCGCAACGACGTGGAACGCGGCGTGCACAAGGCCCCCGCGAACGAAATCGTGCGCGGCGCGCTCGGCCCCGCCATGCAGATCACCAAGGGTGAACAGGACATCCTCAACCCCATCGGCGTGAACTGCATCCGCGAGTTCCCCGGCCTGGGCCTGCGCGTCTGGGGCGCCCGCACCCTGTCCAGTGACGCCCGCTGGCGCTACGTCTCTGTGCGCCGCCTGTTCAACTTCATCGAGAAGAGCATCGAGAACGGCACCCAGTGGGCCGTGTTCGAGCCCAACGACGAGAACCTCTGGTCGAAGATCCGCCGCGACATCAACGCGTTCCTCACGACCGTGTGGCGTGACGGCGCGCTGTTCGGCACCAACGCCCGCGAGGCGTTCTACGTGAAGTGCGACGCGGAACTCAACCCGCCCGAAATTCGCGACCGCGGCATCCTGCAGATCGAGATTGGCCTCGCGCCCGTCAAACCTGCCGAATTCATCGCCTTCCGCTTCAGCCAGTACGCGGGCGGCGGTCAGTAA